The proteins below are encoded in one region of Colletotrichum lupini chromosome 5, complete sequence:
- a CDS encoding aconitate hydratase — MPCYAMFSADGGQVVNRENLKAVARVTTDATTAFPALRLARLPFPSLAIHPHFPTTRVPFSGHHGFGLFIFRLALVTCGEQSCLSAALEQVPSHTQLPRVKTFHHRENETQRRTRIIRLARLHLHHLHPPTPASSVPSLIRSLLPRLLTFFLHPATDRRPPSSSNSLIFPTPRPFTLSTIFRHLPGKLALSVFLFLSLTNSALTINHLQQSTNTVYPSASLVHRATWPPISETSARAVIPSPPGRPRVSSSSIPGVYFPSLKMASSSATTPDTQVTLKINFDGMTRRHKLPLRDMGPSTLEDKVRHCTLSTLGQIAAAYERWIGSFIVRALLGVTSDANVTLERYSDSAGSYITLDKQNVSVYKQLYRAAKAKQKLKLRVTKLSEEKMSPRPVSVEDVPESSTPLVEKEAEEQKPEDAATQPLVDLRQSSVIDNETKKELPTSDTGLDFEASILASLLRRHAKINDEEVPAASADIPVSEGITARDQWFANAAATETPSRASWGRCPALMHPNTNFAVCCNSCDQTVPEAHYHCSTCDDGDFDLCQNCVDQGITCYGADHWLIKRIVKNGQIINSTTETIAPKPKAKVEESVPEPPRAPANISELLRPVFNTALYSMRTCNCCVTELPESSFLHCAACEDFDLCHACFEKDSHGHNPKHSFVPAVEGAHVPSHIQIKLAPGRNQSHNAICDGCDKYIAGVRHKCLDCPDWDYCADCIVNSKFVHPNHRFVPIYEPLEEVRSRAVSRSVHFGICCDGPLCARTYNAPAYISGVRYKCTVCHDTDFCANCEASPANTHNKTHPLVKFKTPVRHVTVTTTGERGDGQRMQQMGDRSLRRTSSRSTETTANASMNVPQTVVDVKPTEPAVKEEVVEKTPEPEAKPIIKEEVVEETPKVEVKEEVAEEKTVPIVEKPLSEQDLQAVFVRDTVADGTLLPPNHVFEQTWVLRNDGDIAWPAGCSVKFVGGDYMGHVDSNHPAGISELVSASESTVCYAPLAPGQEFSFNVLLRTPAREGKIISYWRLTTKDGLKFGHRLWCDVSVQLTQPALEEPKQEPKEIPTEMQSSTMMFPKLEKESPVSSIHQEVKSESARATSSEPEQFEDCGEEEDWDASDDGFMTDEEYDILDASDEEFSEEQQRRLRKLGRGDARFMILHDRLQIGTLNHVNGDVPLIMTSWSCPLFSAMSPHPTSAVTSTNHSRTPGQGARTADNFWIDQFSTISFFFDTDDFPLQLRIRIEEPLLATRSASSATNSTIFRSTSSETVMMNGWDEKQHLDDDAFGAKGNIVSAFDAFPKAKPQYVTRTAGGGKWTVAMTVISVFLFWSELGRWWRGTETHTFAVEKGVLHEMQINMDIVVRMHCDDLHINVQDAAGDRILASSMLKRDKTNWSQWVDSKGIHRLGRDSKGKIDTGAGWQEEEGFGEEHVHDIVSLSKKRAKWAKTPRLWGDGDSCRIYGNLDVNRVQGDFHITARGHGYMEFGEHLDHAAFNFSHIISEMSFGPFYPSLVNPLDRTVNLARINFHKFQYYLSVVPTVYSVGHSSSNLISTNQYAVTEQSKETDDHNIPGIFFKYDIEPILLSVEESRDGFLQFLMKIVNVISGVLVAGHWGYTLTEWYKEVMGRRRRERNEGFIGTKSSEYDQLIGHKFILSLPFVGDISTESEHLGEAALVWTVWVDRAGIGPMTSTRCNFPRTRAPAFQLSLSNWILRADVANSQPKKFHITPRHQVRLTVTCERCSVTMAPIELASRSGGAARRLLTRTRPCLSASSSLPIRRTFATAQDVEQQDAEMRKLLPKSIKPDTYRRLHDNLLKVRHVLGQQRLTLAEKILYSHLDNVEDSLLTNTDNGRNIRGSANLKLNPDRVNMQDASAQMALLQFMSCNLAKPAIPASIHCDHLIVGSKGAESDLTDGISVNKEVFDFLESAGRKYGMDFWPPGAGIIHQTVLEVYALPGIMMLGTDSHSPNAGGLSTITIGVGGADAVEALVGAPWELKAPRVLGVKLTGKLNDWVSPKDVILNLAGKLTVRGGTGFIVEYFGEGVETLSATGMATICNMGAEVGATTSIFPYTAASERYLLQTRRQAEHKALDAYKKWSAFNFRADEDAHYDQVIEINLSELEPHINGPFTPDLATPLSAFKETIQTEQWPEVLSAGLIGSCTNSSYEDMTKVESMVKQAEKAGLKPKAPFYITPGSEQIRATLERDGTLKTLEGAGGIVLSNACGPCIGQWKRQDDIPKGQLNAILTSYNRNFKGRNDGNPGTMNFLASPEIVTAMAYAGATTFDPMTDKLQTPDGKEFKFEAPRGLENPKTPFESGVASLQSISPDEPNADVKIAIAPTSERLAFLEPFAPFPESDLSGLKVLVKVTGKCTTDTISAAGPWLKYKGHLPNISTNTLNTAVNKETGEVNAAYDVDGSKHTIPELAQLWKERGQEWLVVAEHNYGEGSAREHAALQPRYLGARVVLTKSFARIHETNLKKQGVVPLTFENEADYDKIAACDEVSTVGLYEMLQNGGQGKVQLLVKKKDGSEVLIPTAHAVTKDQAGFILAGSALSMLAKRNQA; from the exons ATGCCATGCTATGCCATGTTCTCCGCGGAtgg GGGGCAAGTGGTGAACCGTGAGAATCTCAAGGCAGTTGCGAGAGTGACGACTGACGCTACTACCGCCTTTCCTGCCTTGCGGCTTGCCCGCCTTCCCTTCCCATCCCTCGCCATCCATCCTCACTTTCCCACCACCCGAGTTCCCTTTTCGGGCCACCACGGTTTCGGCCTCTTCATCTTTCGTCTGGCTCTTG TCACCTGCGGAGAGCAAAGCTGTTTGTCTGCCGCACTTGAACAAGTCCCCTCTCACACACAGCTCCCGAGGGTCAAGACCTTCCACCATAGAGAGAACGAGACGCAGAGACGCACACGCATCATCCGCCTAGCCCGTCTCCACCTCCACCACCTCCACCCGCCCACTCCAGCTTCCAGTGTCCCATCTCTGATCCGGTCGCTCCTTCCTCGTCTGCTCACCTTCTTTCTCCACCCGGCCACCGACCGCCGACCCCCATCATCCTCCAACTCACTTATCTTTCCCACTCCCCGTCCCTTCACCCTCTCAACCATCTTTCGCCATCTACCCGGAAAGCTTGCTTTGTCCGTTTTTCTTTTCCTCTCTCTCACCAACTCCGCCCTTACAATCAACCATTTACAACAATCAACAAATACCGTGTATCCGTCTG CGAGCCTCGTGCACCGTGCTACTTGGCCGCCTATCAGTGAAACATCCGCCAGAGCCGTCATCCCTTCCCCGCCCGGCCGACCGCGAGTTTCCTCTTCATCCATACCCGGAGTCTACTTTCCATCTCTCAAAATGGCGTCCTCATCAGCAACAACGCCAGACACTCAGGTCACCCTGAAGATCAACTTCGACGGCATGACTCGCCGCCATAAGCTCCCACTGCGCGATATGGGACCCAGCACTCTTGAAGATAAGGTACGTCATTGCACTCTTTCCACCCTTGGTCAGATTGCCGCGGCATATGAACGTTGGATCGGGAGTTTCATT GTGAGAGCTCTTTTGGGCGTTACCTCTGATGCCAACGTCACTCTCGAGAGGTATTCCGACTCGGCTGGTTCGTACATCACACTCGATAAGCAGAATGTCTCAGTCTACAAGCAGCTGTACAGAGCTGCCAAGGCCAAGCAAAAACTCAAGCTCCGTGTTACCAAATTGTCCGAGGAGAAGATGTCTCCCAGACCAGTGTCAGTGGAGGATGTGCCCGAGTCCAGCACTCCTCTCGTCGAGAAGGAGGCCGAGGAGCAGAAGCCGGAAGACGCCGCGACGCAACCCCTCGTTGATCTGAGGCAATCTAGCGTCATTGACAACGAGACCAAGAAGGAATTGCCCACGAGCGACACCGGACTTGACTTCGAAGCCTCCATCCTTGCATCTCTGCTGAGAAGACATGCCAAGATTAACGACGAGGAGGTGCCAGCCGCTTCTGCAGATATTCCCGTTTCTGAGGGTATTACGGCCCGAGACCAGTGGTTCGCTAATGCTGCCGCCACCGAGACTCCGTCACGAGCTTCTTGGGGCCGCTGCCCCGCATTGATGCACCCCAACACCAACTTCGCCGTGTGCTGCAACAGCTGCGACCAAACAGTTCCCGAAGCTCACTACCACTGCTCCACATGCGATGATGGTGATTTCGATCTTTGCCAAAACTGCGTTGACCAGGGTATCACATGCTACGGCGCTGACCACTGGCTCATCAAGAGGATTGTCAAGAATGGCCAAATCATCAACAGCACTACGGAGACGATTGCACCAAAGCCCAAGGCCAAGGTCGAGGAGTCGGTTCCAGAGCCTCCCAGGGCACCCGCCAACATCAGTGAGCTCCTTCGTCCAGTCTTCAACACTGCGCTGTACAGCATGCGCACCTGCAACTGCTGTGTGACGGAACTCCCAGAGTCCAGCTTCCTCCACTGCGCAGCTTGCGAGGATTTCGACTTGTGCCACGCATGCTTCGAGAAGGACTCCCATGGTCACAACCCCAAGCACTCCTTCGTCCCCGCCGTCGAGGGTGCTCACGTCCCTAGCCACATTCAGATCAAGCTGGCTCCTGGCCGCAACCAGAGCCACAATGCCATTTGCGATGGCTGCGACAAATACATTGCTGGTGTCCGCCACAAGTGCCTCGATTGCCCCGACTGGGACTACTGCGCTGACTGCATCGTGAACTCCAAGTTTGTTCACCCCAATCACCGCTTCGTTCCCATTTACGAGCCTCTCGAGGAGGTCCGCAGCCGTGCCGTCAGCCGCTCTGTGCACTTTGGTATCTGCTGCGATGGGCCCCTGTGCGCCCGCACTTACAACGCACCCGCCTACATCTCTGGCGTTCGATACAAGTGCACTGTTTGCCACGACACTGATTTCTGTGCCAACTGTGAGGCTAGCCCTGCTAACACACACAACAAGACCCATCCCCTCGTCAAGTTCAAGACTCCAGTCCGTCACGTCACTGTTACCACTACTGGCGAGCGTGGAGATGGACAGCGTATGCAGCAGATGGGCGACCGCAGTCTTCGCCGCACTAGCTCTCGCTCTACTGAGACCACCGCAAACGCTTCCATGAACGTTCCACAGACCGTTGTGGATGTGAAGCCCACAGAGCCGGCTGTCAAGGAAGAGGTTGTCGAGAAAACTCCTGAACCTGAAGCTAAGCCGATTATCAAGGAGGAGGTTGTCGAGGAGACCCCCAAGGTAGAAGTCAAGGAGGAGGTGGCCGAGGAGAAGACCGTGCCAATTGTTGAGAAGCCCCTTTCCGAGCAGGATCTTCAGGCTGTCTTTGTCCGCGATACGGTCGCTGATGGCACTCTTCTGCCGCCCAACCACGTCTTTGAGCAGACATGGGTCCTCCGCAACGACGGCGATATTGCATGGCCTGCTGGATGTTCAGTCAAGTTCGTTGGTGGCGACTACATGGGCCACGTCGACTCGAACCACCCGGCCGGTATCTCTGAGCTCGTTTCTGCCTCAGAGTCAACTGTCTGCTATGCACCGCTCGCCCCTGGTCAGGAGTTCTCTTTCAATGTCCTCCTCCGGACACCTGCGCGCGAGGGCAAGATAATCTCTTACTGGCGCCTGACAACCAAGGATGGTTTGAAGTTTGGTCACAGACTCTGGTGCGATGTCAGCGTTCAGTTGACTCAGCCAGCTCTTGAGGAGCCTAAGCAAGAGCCCAAGGAGATACCCACTGAGATGCAGAGCAGCACCATGATGTTCCCCAAGCTCGAGAAGGAATCCCCTGTCTCTAGCATCCACCAGGAGGTGAAGTCCGAGTCCGCTCGTGCGACCAGTTCAGAGCCTGAGCAGTTTGAGGACTGcggcgaagaagaggacTGGGATGCTTCTGATGACGGCTTCATGACCGACGAGGAGTACGACATCCTGGATGCCTCTGACGAGGAATTCTCCGAGGAGCAGCAGCGAAGACTCAGAAA GTTAGGTCGAGGCGACGCTCGTTTCATGATTCTTCATGACAGATTACAGATTGGTACTT TGAACCACGTAAATGGCGATGTGCCTCTGATCATGACCAGTTGGTCTTGCCCGCTATTCAGTGCAATGTCTCCGCAT CCCACCAGCGCTGTTACCAGCACCAATCATTCTAGGACCCCTGGACAGGGGGCCCGAACTGCGGACAACTTTTGGATAGA CCAATTCTCGACAATATCGTTCTTTTTCGACACTGACGACTTTCCTTTACAATTGAG GATTCGCATCGAGGAGCCGTTACTGGCTACGCGATCAGCTTCATCAGCGACGAACTCGA CAATTTTTCGATCTACGTCATCTGAGACCGTCATGATGAACGGCTGGGACGAGAAGCAGCACCTGGACGACGACGCCTTCGGGGCGAAGGGGAACATCGTCAGCGCTTTCGATGCCTTTC CCAAGGCGAAACCACAGTATGTGACTCGCACAGCTGGCGGTGGAAAATGGACTGTCGCGATGACGGTCATATCAGTCTTCCTTTTCTGGTCTGAACTTGGTCGCTGGTGGCGTGGTACCGAGACGCACACTTTTGCCGTCGAGAAGGGTGTACTGCACGAGATGCAGATCAACATGGATATTGTCGTGCGCATGCACTGCGATGACCTTCACATCAACGTTCAAGATGCGGCGGGTGATCGTATTCTCGCAAGCAGCATGCTCAAGCGCGACAAGACCAACTGGTCTCAGTGGGTGGACAGCAAGGGAATCCACCGCTTGGGGAGAGACAGCAAGGGCAAGATTGACACCGGCGCCGGCTggcaggaggaggagggtttCGGGGAGGAGCACGTCCACGACATCGTGTCGCTCAGCAAGAAGAGGGCCAAATGGGCCAAGACACCCAGGCTCTGGGGCGACGGCGACAGCTGCCGCATCTACGGCAACCTCGATGTAAACAGAGTGCAGGGTGACTTCCACATCACCGCCAGAGGCCACGGCTACATGGAGTTTGGGGAGCATTTGGATCATGCCG CTTTCAACTTCTCACACATCATTTCGGAGATGTCCTTCGGTCCATTCTACCCCTCGCTTGTGAATCCCCTGGATCGCACGGTCAACCTCGCCAGGATCAACTTCCACAAGTTCCAGTACTACTTGTCCGTGGTTCCCACCGTCTACTCTGTCGGCCACTCGTCGTCCAACCTGATTTCCACAAACCAGTATGCCGTTACAGAACAGAGCAAGGAGACCGATGACCACAACATTCCCGGTATCTTCTTCAAGTACGACATTGAGCCCATTCTGCTATCCGTGGAAGAGTCCAGAGACGGCTTCCTCCAGTTCTTGATGAAGATTGTCAACGTTATCAGCGGTGTTCTGGTTGCCGGCCACTGGGGTTATACCCTCACCGAGTGGTACAAGGAGGTCATGGGCCGGCggagaagagagagaaacGAGGGTTTCATTGGCACGAAGAGCTCAGAGTACGATCA GTTGATAGGCCACAAGTTCATATTGAGCTTACCTTTTGTTGGTGATATTTCCACTGAAAGTGAGCACCTCGGCGAGGCGGCTCTGGTCTGGACCGTCTGGGTTGACCGTGCAG GGATTGGGCCTATGACCTCCACTAGGTGCAACTTCCCCCGGACTCGTGCACCGGCTTTTCAATTGAGTCTTTCCAATTGGATCTTACGTGCCGATGTCGCCAACAGTCAACCCAAAAAATTCCACATCACACCCCGCCACCAAGTTCGACTCACAGTAACCTGTGAGAGGTGCTCAGTGACGATGGCACCAATTGAGCTTGCCAGTCGATCAGGAGGCGCCGCGAGG CGGCTTCTGACTCGCACGCGACCATGCCTTTCCGCATCCTCGAGCCTGCCGATTAGGAGGACATTCGCGACCGCTCAGGACGTTGAGCAGCAAGATGCTGAGATGCGCAAGCTGCTCCCCAAGTCTATCAAGCCCGACACGTACCGCAGACTTCACGACAACCTCCTCAAGGTCCGCCATGTCCTCGGACAGCAGCGCCTCACCCTCGCCGAGAAGATCCTGTACAGTCATCTGGACAACGTCGAGGACTCGCTCCTTACGAACACGGACAATGGACGCAATATCCGCGGCAGTGCCAACCTCAAGCTGAACCCAGACCGAGTCAACATGCAAGATGCATCGGCACAGATGGCGCTGCTGCAGTTCATGTCCTGCAACCTTGCGAAGCCTGCGATTCCTGCCAGCATCCACTGTGACCACTTGATTGTGGGATCCAAGGGCGCCGAGAGCGATTTGACGGACGGCATCAGCGTGAACAAGGAGGTGTTCGACTTCCTCGAGTCTGCCGGACGCAAGTATGGCATGGACTTCTGGCCCCCTGGTGCAGGCATTATTCACCAGACGGTTTTGGAGGTCTACGCTCTTCCCGGTATCATGATGTTGGGAACCGACAGCCACAGCCCTAACGCTGGTGGCCTttctactattactatcggAGTCGGTGGTGCCGACGCCGTGGAGGCGCTTGTCGGTGCTCCTTGGGAGCTGAAGGCCCCTCGTGTGCTCGGAGTCAAGCTGACCGGCAAGCTCAATGACTGGGTGTCCCCCAAGGACGTTATTCTCAACCTGGCCGGCAAGTTGACTGTGCGTGGCGGAACCGGATTTATCGTTGAGTATTTCGGCGAGGGCGTTGAGACTCTTAGCGCTACCGGAATGGCCACTATTTGCAACATGGGTGCCGAAGTCGGCGCTACAACCTCCATCTTCCCCTACACGGCCGCCTCTGAACGCTACCTCCTTCAAACCCGCAGACAGGCCGAACACAAGGCGCTGGACGCATACAAGAAGTGGTCGGCCTTCAACTTCAGAGCTGACGAGGATGCCCACTATGACCAGGTCATTGAGATCAACCTTTCTGAGCTCGAGCCCCACATCAACGGCCCCTTTACCCCCGACCTGGCTACCCCCTTGTCCGCTTTCAAGGAGACCATTCAGACTGAGCAATGGCCTGAAGTTTTGTCCGCCGGTCTTATTGGCAGCTGCACCAACAGCTCCTACGAGGACATGACCAAGGTCGAGAGCATGGTCAAGCAGGCCGAGAAGGCTGGCTTGAAGCCCAAGGCACCATTCTACATCACCCCTGGAAGCGAGCAGATTCGCGCTACTCTCGAGCGCGATGGTACTCTGAAGACTCTGGAGGGTGCTGGAGGTATCGTTCTCTCCAATGCTTGCGGCCCATGCATCGGCCAGTGGAAGCGTCAGGACGACATCCCCAAGGGCCAGCTGAACGCCATCCTGACCTCGTACAACCGTAACTTCAAGGGCCGCAACGACGGCAACCCCGGCACCATGAACTTCCTCGCCTCCCCTGAGATCGTCACTGCTATGGCCTACGCCGGTGCGACCACCTTCGACCCCATGACGGACAAGTTGCAGACTCCCGACGGAAAGGAGTTCAAGTTCGAGGCTCCCCGCGGCCTGGAGAACCCCAAAACCCCCTTCGAGTCCGGCGTCGCGTCTCTCCAGTCCATCTCGCCCGATGAGCCCAATGCCGACGTCAAGATCGCCATCGCCCCGACCTCGGAGCGTCTCGCCTTCCTCGAGCCCTTTGCGCCCTTCCCCGAGAGCGACCTAAGCGGCCTCAAGGTCCTCGTCAAGGTCACCGGAAAGTGCACTACCGACACCATCTCGGCCGCGGGCCCCTGGCTCAAGTACAAGGGTCACCTGCCCAACATCAGCACAAACACGCTCAACACGGCCGTGAACAAGGAGACGGGCGAGGTCAACGCCGCCTACGACGTCGACGGCTCCAAGCACACCATTCCCGAGCTCGCGCAGCTGTGGAAGGAGCGCGGACAGGAGTGGCTCGTCGTCGCGGAGCACAACTACGGCGAGGGCAGCGCGCGCGAGCACGCCGCCCTGCAGCCGCGGTACCTCGGCGCTCGCGTCGTGCTGACAAAGTCATTTGCGCGCATCCACGAGACCAACCTGAAGAAGCAGGGCGTCGTGCCCCTGACGTTTGAGAACGAGGCCGACTACGACAAGATTGCGGCGTGCGACGAGGTCAGCACCGTCGGTTTGTACGAGATGCTCCAGAACGGCGGGCAGGGCAAGGTGCAGCTGCTCGTCAAGAAGAAGGACGGCTCTGAGGTGTTGATCCCCACCGCCCACGCTGTTACCAAGGACCAGGCTGGATTCATCCTCGCGGGTAGCGCTCTGAGCATGCTTGCCAAGCGTAACCAGGCTTAA